A genome region from Thermoanaerobaculia bacterium includes the following:
- a CDS encoding zinc ribbon domain-containing protein, with amino-acid sequence MPLYEYRCDRCRKKTEVIQSFSEKPLRICPHCGERALKKLFSAPAIQFKGTGWYVTDYAGKKGSDRGGESSESASEKEDKAGKAAEKKSEKPPKSEKPARKGGKKEG; translated from the coding sequence ATGCCGCTCTACGAATATCGCTGCGACCGCTGCCGCAAGAAGACCGAGGTGATCCAGAGCTTCAGCGAGAAGCCGCTGAGGATCTGCCCGCATTGCGGCGAGCGGGCGCTGAAGAAGCTCTTCTCCGCGCCGGCCATCCAGTTCAAGGGCACGGGCTGGTACGTCACCGACTACGCCGGAAAGAAAGGCTCGGATCGCGGCGGCGAATCGAGCGAAAGCGCCTCCGAGAAGGAGGACAAGGCCGGTAAGGCCGCCGAAAAGAAGAGCGAGAAACCGCCGAAATCGGAGAAGCCGGCGCGCAAGGGCGGGAAAAAGGAAGGTTAG